In Gossypium arboreum isolate Shixiya-1 chromosome 5, ASM2569848v2, whole genome shotgun sequence, a single genomic region encodes these proteins:
- the LOC108456797 gene encoding protein Iojap, chloroplastic, whose product MAVCSTTTLSIGGSVFSGQLRHWEPNESKLFQKPRSRFRWLCLNDLYLLRFRTKTLNFNPSGSLLPSLYAYGKEADDAFLSKVNEDTDEMFDDLMKKYGEVVFRKNDRKSPSAELDDDAESLSFAVEMAKVASDVKAADIRVLFVKPLVYWTRFFIIATAFSRPQIDAIGSRIRDLAEKKYGKIPSGDAKPNSWTLLDFGDVVVHIFLPQQRAFYNLEEFYGNATLVELPSETQPPFHT is encoded by the exons ATGGCAGTGTGTTCAACAACCACTCTATCCATCGGCGGTAGCGTCTTCTCTGGCCAGCTGCGGCATTGGGAACCTAACGAATCGAAGCTCTTTCAAAAACCCAGAAGTCGTTTTCGATGGTTATGCCTTAATGACCTCTATTTGCTACGCTTCAGAACCAAAACCTTGAATTTCAACCCAAGCGGAAGCTTGCTGCCTTCACTTTATGCTTATGGCAAAGAAGCTGACGACGCCTTTCTCTCG AAGGTAAATGAAGACACTGATGAGATGTTTGATGATTTGATGAAAAAGTATGGAGAAGTAGTATTTAGAAAGAATGACCGTAAGTCTCCAAGTGCTGAGCtcgatgatgatgccgaaagctTGTCCT TTGCTGTAGAAATGGCCAAGGTAGCAAGTGATGTGAAGGCTGCAGATATAAGGGTCCTCTTTGTGAAGCCTCTTGTGTATTGGACTCGGTTTTTCATCATTGCCACGGCATTCTCTCGCCCGCAGATTGATGCCATTGG ATCCAGAATAAGAGATTTGGCTGAGAAGAAGTACGGAAAAATTCCATCTGGAGATGCAAAACCAAACTCATGGACACTTTTAGACTTTG GTGATGTCGTTGTCCACATATTTCTTCCTCAACAAAGAGCTTTTTACAATTTGGAAGAGTTTTACGGAAATGCAACACTCGTTGAGCTGCCTTCTGAAACCCAACCCCCATTTCACACTTGA